One region of Chaetodon auriga isolate fChaAug3 chromosome 5, fChaAug3.hap1, whole genome shotgun sequence genomic DNA includes:
- the znf703 gene encoding zinc finger protein 703: protein MRDPPGGPEPLLRRQSPERSAADASGYPHRTGAGKPSVSIHTSCPSPTDPLRQAKRLPIRIIKMLTAHSGHLLHPEYLQPLTSAPVSIELDAKKSPLALLAQTCSQIGKPDPSSSSKLASLSSGNLGDKEPSNRSSKSGEQHHSLEDKSSFKPYSKSPGDCRKDVQVTKGPSDKAAFRVPNGSSSSGSASCPSFPPHSQSPSSSSPPLHTQSQPHRQSHSPSTQPPAHSQGSHMDNKPGSSEQASSDSNNNSAGKKDSDAAKSGMDGAQLANSSHIRASANSSNASSASSPRPESKADLQTSSQPGLGSGHIAPVSPFKPGHSVFPLPPATMGYHGSIVGAYAGYPSQFVPGLDPTKSSLGLGLPGKHPSSSPLTGASPPSLMQGLCRDPYCLTYPNAPHLGGSNCSTCVHDPSSLKSGFPLVYPSHHLHSLHPSSLSSSTTPSLSHPLYTYGFMLPNEPLPHACNWVSVGGPCDKRFATSEELLAHLRTHTALPGMVDSKLLSAYPSSVSSTASCHLHLPPPSSPGTLPSSFSLRGSPGLGLARYHPYSKSHLAGAPGLPMPSLPSSSAYYSPYALYSQRLGSASALGYQ from the exons ATGAGAGATCCCCCCGGTGGTCCTGAACCGCTTTTACGCAGACAGTCCCCGGAGCGCAGCGCCGCCGACGCCAGCGGCTATCCACACCGCACAGGAGCGGGAAAACCGTCCGTTTCCATACACACGTCTTGTCCTTCTCCCACGGATCCCTTGCGCCAGGCTAAAAGGCTTCCTATCCGGATCATAAAGATGTTGACGGCGCACAGCGGCCACTTACTGCACCCGGAGTATCTCCAGCCCCTCACGTCCGCGCCAGTCAGCATTgaa ctcgATGCCAAGAAGAGTCCTTTGGCTCTGCTGGCTCAGACCTGCTCTCAAATTGGCAAACCAGACCCGTCCTCCTCTTCCAAGCttgcctccctctcctccggCAATCTGGGAGACAAGGAACCGTCTAACCGATCTTCCAAATCTGGAGAACAACACCACTCCCTGGAGGACAAGTCGAGCTTCAAGCCTTACTCCAAGTCACCAGGCGACTGTCGTAAGGACGTTCAAGTGACAAAGGGACCTTCAGATAAAGCAGCTTTCAGGGTGCCAAATGGAAGCTCCAGCAGTGGCTCTGCTTCATGTCCGTCCTTTCCTCCCCATTCCCAGTCACCCAGCTCCAGCTCTCCTCCCCTGCACACTCAGAGCCAGCCCCACAGACAAAGTCATTCCCCCTCCACGCAGCCCCCTGCACACTCCCAGGGCTCGCACATGGACAACAAACCTGGGAGCTCGGAGCAGGCCAGCTCGGACAGTAACAACAACAGCGCTGGCAAAAAAGACTCAGATGCAGCTAAGTCAGGGATGGATGGGGCTCAGTTAGCCAACTCCAGCCACATACGGGCCAGCGCCAACTCCAGCAACGCTAGCTCTGCCAGCAGCCCACGGCCGGAGAGCAAGGCTGACCTGCAGACCTCCTCACAGCCTGGCTTGGGCTCTGGCCACATCGCCCCCGTCTCCCCCTTTAAACCAGGACATTCTGTTTTCCCCTTGCCTCCTGCAACCATGGGCTACCACGGCTCCATTGTGGGGGCCTACGCTGGCTACCCCTCCCAGTTTGTACCTGGCTTGGATCCTACCAAGTCTAGTTTGGGGTTAGGACTTCCAGGGAAGCATCCCAGCTCCAGCCCGCTCACTGGAGCTTCACCTCCATCTCTGATGCAGGGCTTGTGTCGGGACCCATACTGTCTGACTTATCCCAATGCACCCCACCTAGGAGGAAGTAACTGCTCCACCTGCGTCCACGATCCCTCCAGCCTCAAGTCTGGCTTCCCCCTGGTTTACCCCTCGCACCACCTCCATTCCCTTCACCCCAGTTCCTTGTCTTCCAGCACCACCCCGTCCCTGTCCCACCCCCTCTACACCTATGGTTTCATGCTCCCCAATGAACCACTGCCTCACGCCTGTAATTGGGTGTCTGTCGGAGGTCCCTGTGACAAGCGTTTTGCCACATCAGAAGAGCTATTAGCCcacttgcgcacacacactgccctgCCTGGGATGGTGGACAGTAAGCTGTTGTCTGCCTATCCCTCTTCGGTTTCATCGACAGCCTCCTGCCACCTCCACCTGCCCCCACCCAGCAGCCCAGGTACCCTGCCCAGCTCCTTCTCCCTCAGAGGCTCTCCTGGCTTGGGCCTGGCTCGCTACCACCCCTACAGCAAATCCCACCTGGCCGGAGCCCCAGGGCTTCCCATGCCATCCCTCCCCTCGTCTTCAGCCTATTACTCACCCTATGCCCTCTACAGTCAGAGACTGGGCTCAGCTTCGGCCCTTGGCTACCAGTGA